Within Sorghum bicolor cultivar BTx623 chromosome 2, Sorghum_bicolor_NCBIv3, whole genome shotgun sequence, the genomic segment GGAAACTCtagaaagttttttattttctttttgctttATACAAACTGGACGGAGGGATTCGGCAAACCGGAGGCCGACCGAAAGCAGATAGGTATAGGAGCAGTCacgcagactgaaattttctccttttataaataggtatagattaataattaatatatacatttatttagaacaattaataattatttaggacaattatacatcatataagaaaaataaaaaataagaaaaaaaaaatggccGCTGGTGGCCCGGCCCAGCTGGGCAGGCGGCCCACCGGCCCtgcccctccccctcctcctccctctccccctcgccCTCTCCACCGGCCGcaacgccgccgccaccgccgcctcgGGTGAGCACCACCCGTGCGGCGGCCCCGACGCTGCTGCTCCGGTCGCCTCGCTTGACTCCCCTCGCCTCCCTGCGCCCCGCCTCGACCCCGCCTCCCTACGCCCGGACGCACTGGCCGTCGCCACCGGTGAGCTGCGGCCGCCGCGCTCTCTGCCTCCGCCCTCGAGTTGCGGCCGCCGCGCTCTGTGCCTCCCGCATCAGACCCCACGTGCGCGCAGCCGCACCCGCTCCACACGCAGCAACAAAGAAGTGACGCCGGCGAGCTTACCTCGACTGGTGGCGGAGGAGAAGGGCGACAGTGAGAAATTTTGGCAGCCTGCCGACGTCACTTTGAATAGAACTGGCGTCTTCGAAACTTAGAAATTTTCGGAACTGGCCGGGACCTTAgcggcatttctacaggcggttcgcattgaccaccgcctgtagaaatgctttctacaggcggtggtcaatgtcAACCGTTTGTAGAAAATGATTTCTACtggcggttggcattgaccaccgcctgtagaaatagcattatacaggcggtggtcaataccACCCGCCTGTACAAaacattttgtaattttttattattattgttttctatattttttataactattttttattgcatattgatattataatataataatattttaacataattatttctatattctatatttgtaacataattatattgtttatatattatttgtataatgatattataatataattatattgtttcacacctatatattattttaaatttcaaatacatattgcatattgtataaaaggtagagcttgatgagctctaactcctCTGTATttaaaactttttcatttgaggtcttttagtgcctagtttgacctagtttgaccgagtcaaattttaaaattttagatttccacagctacacacacgttttcgaaacccgagacgtccccaactcgaaaagtcatgaacacaaagtttgtttcactcatcaagatatacatttcatacataggatatgtttgtatttgacaaagcgtttcaaaattatagttctaaatccacaagtctcacatatagtttcataaagtttgtgtgagattcaactCTTTGTGACTAGAATTTACCAATCCTTTCCCAAATGCCAAAatatcctatgtatggaatgtgtatcatgaggagctctaacacccatgtattcaaaagtttttcatttgaggtcatttaatgCCTAGTTTgatctagtttgaccaagtcaaatcttggattttttgTGAAAAGTCACTTTGACTGGACCTTTGGTAGTCTCagatacaaaagtcatgaatacaaagtttgtcccgctcatcaagatatacatttcatacatagaacatttttgcatttgacaaagcgttacaaaagtgtagttctaaatccacagatctcacatatagtttcataaagtttgtgtgagattcacatATATTTCATACCAGAGTTTACATGATGAATCACAGATACAATCTAGGCCGCTaatattcttccttgtccatcagggCGTACCCATGGCAAAGAACTCTGTGGGATACTTCGCTCAATATTTTTATCTTCACAGGATGgtccacaaagagggacatatcactgaactggttaaaatcctccacatccgatacaccgtcaactccaactgcttgttgctttcctagaaaaactacatgcttcagtttgtcggtacttttcttctcattcttagaaaggatctgTTCAGCATAGAAAACCTGTGCAGCACGATTAGCAAGGATCTATGGGTCATCTTTATATCCCaccttacttagatcaagaactctgaccccataattatccactgtgacatgtttatcttcaacccattgacatcaaaacacagggatctgaaatgtaccatagtctagttcacatatgtcctcgatgaagccaaagtatgtaataatatcactAGTTTTCTCATCTATGGCATCGCATCGAACACAactattttgtgtcatgctcttttggtccttggacttggtatgaaatgtgaatccacttatgtcataggtttgccatgttatgacttggcgtgatggtccagatgctAAAGCCTTAATGGTTTGTTTCTCAATTGTTTCCCCATATAGAATGTTCTcctcccttagccatgtgtacaactgtttcttgtgttccttcattacccaatcctctgtttgcctaggattatgttctcgaagctcattcatgtgttgttcaatcaaatgctccattatcgagagctgatgtaagatgttgtgatgtgcctcaagtactgtattgtaatctggtgggatgaatgatttccgtccaatcctcccacatccatgtagcctaccctcatgtcttgacggaggcaaacctattgcaacctggtcttttaggacattATTGCAGAATGGTCCTCCGGACTTAATCGCCTCTTCGGTACAatacccctctatcatggacgccttgggacgagcacgagttgatacatagccatttagtattgacataaaacgctcgtacgtccacatttcatgcgggtacatgggacccagtgcctgtatttgtggaaccaagtgcaccacaaggtgcaccatgatatcaaagaatgatggggggaaacacatctcaaactgtgacactgtttccactgcgaattcctgaagggattctaactcatcacggtcaattaccttttgtgtgatcttgttgaAAAAGTAGCACAATCGTGTGACTGTATCTTTAAGAATACTAGATttatagcccttattgcaatagggaggaaagtagtcagcatgacatgacaatcatgtcagttgtagttggtgagtgctaggtctttcattgacataaaactccgtatgctagagcagaatctagatgggactttcaatttcttcaaccactcccacatcgcatgtttctcatctatgttgaggttgtagcttgctgctgggagatggtacttcccattttcttgaagaacaggatgaagctctttttttatgcctaactgcaccatgtcaaagcgtgaattgagtccttcctttgtcttggtcttgatgtctagcaatgtgccaattagactttcgaacacattcttctggatgtgcataccatcgatcgcgtgtcgtacatccaagtctttccagtatggcaaatactcgaagaaaatggacttcttcttgaatgttgcccctAGAGTTGATTTTACATCCTTTCTTAAttttccatcctttgtcttctttctAAACACAAATTTAATATTgctcactattttgaaaactctatggcctttgctattacctaATGGTGCATCTGAGTTCCCTTCATCATTAtagtcaaagtacttatccatctttttcaggcggtacttgtgtcctttcgataagaagcgtttgtgcctcatgtacactatcttcttagatgcattaagggacacgtaatgggttccatctatgcacagcacgcaaccaacctttcccttgaattgccctgataaaataaagagagcaAGGTAATCGTTGATattaacaaaaataattgctcttagcgtgaatgaatctttgcgatactcgtccaacatttgaacacctttttcccataacattttcatctcctccatcaatggctccaagaaaacatccatgtcaactctaggttggactggtccagagataagtaAGGTTAGCAAAATgtattttcgcttctgcatcaaccaaggagggaggttgtagatggtaaGAATCATCGGCCATGTgctatgcttgctgctcctctcagcaaatggattcattccatctgtacacagtgcgaacctaacattccttggttcgcTGCCAAAGTCTCGGTGGTTGTCATTgaaatcttgccactgctttccatcggctggatggcgaagcttgccatcatttttgtgctcatcagaagcatgccaactcataagttttgcatcctCAGGGTTAGCAAATAAACTCCTCAGTCGATCTACCACTTGAAGGTACCATATCACTAAAgaaggaatctttttctgcgcataatagtcaacctcttctttatctttgctcatgagttttgaactctgttgggtgttcttttgggccttctttcgcttcttccctgctttacacatggaggcagcacaatcctctcgatagtctttgtttgtcttgtaccgacttgcaccacgctttggacaactatccaagtccttgtaatcatcacctcggtatagaatacaatgatttctacacgcATGGATCTTCTTGACACCCATAGTCAGCGAACTaatcagcttctttgcatagtacgtgttagcaggcactttgttctCTTTTGAAAGCATATCGccgataatacttaagaacgcatcgaatccagcatcagacaaaccatacctggcttttgccatcaaCAGTTTTAGCACAGCTCACAACGCTGTgtactctttggtacaacctttagactcatcatacaaaggctcttctgctgccttcttcaaggcctccatccctttcattaataacattgatggttcagtatgacgacgcaacattgcctctaagaattctgcatcttccgcagccgtatcatttggtaagacatgagttcttgCACCATTATTTCCCCCAGCAAATCCACCTGCGGTAACATTTGGCATAACATGTTCACTCTCAGGTGTGTCGTGGAAAAACTGATCAGCACGCATGCCTGGACCATCAATGTCGATGTGTGTTGGGTCCCCAACTGTATAAGGCgctgagctaccctctccatgctttgtccaaatcaagtaatccttcataaatcctcggcagactagatgagaaatgattacttcagtatcttcaaatagaagaatatttctgcagtcgtagcatggacaatatatatgcttcgtctttgttctcaaagcatggttcttagcggcatcaacaaacctatgcacctcgggtatatatgatggatctagtcttgataagttatacattcataaggacctctccatcatgacctgttgaaaagttagtaaattaattgaaatattgtctaggaatatttgttattaaaaataaaagaacacctaacaattaaatcaaattgaaaaagtaaaacaagtataaaaaataaagacaaaaccctaaatatatatctttatatcactaaaataaatttgacaaGTTACAAAAACACCGTTGAttgaaactaaatatatatctttatatcactaaaaaaattgagaagaaaacatggaaatggtgagaggagaggcaacatcttaagcaacctcatacatgaaaaatgcttattgcataattaaatcaaatttatataaaaaataacatcctaaacaatataatttaaaaaactaaaaagaaaacttatctttctctctcttcccaagcatggaaacaccattcatagaaactactacatatatatttcttggattcactaattagagaaggaaacataaaaaaagaagagaggagagacatcatctaaccatcCTAAGCAACCTCATTTTAGCAAATATAgaccatacctagctattctactctctccctctcatggtgaaaccctagatccaaaaagtagctcaaattgaggaagagggcacaaaaagagacattagaggcatcaactaacctttcttagccacctccttccaagaaatgaagatcaaaacctcccccttatattttggaaaatctggACCTTCAAGATGGGCTGCAATGGAAGATGGCTGCGAGctacagttctgcccgaggaggaaTAAGGGGGGGCTTGGGTATTTATAGGAAGATAAAGCACAGGCGGTTTGTGTAAATCTATTAACACAGACGGTTCACAttactgaaccgcctgtgtaaatggcgGTTCAGtaatgtgaaccgcctgtgttaatagaTTTACACATTCGGTTCACATTACTGAACCGTCTGTGTAAATgatccatttacacaggcggttaagTTACAATAACCACCTGTACTAAGCCTTTTATACATGCGGTTTTCAATTCTGGCCGTACAAATTTACAACACAGGTGCATTATAATTAAAACCTCCTGTGCAAATGTTTTACCCTGCCGGCTTAGAACCTCTACTAGTGTACCAGAGGCAGCTTCTAGCAACGACGTGTGTGGGCACGCAATTGTGAAGAACAAGGACTAGTGTTGGATCCATGTCACCTGGAACAAACTATATGTGTGGGACAAGGAAGCCAGATGGTTGTTGCTCTATTCTTCCTTGGGAGAGATTTTCATGAATTCAGAAAAAATAGAGAAAGGAAATCTACTATACCTTTTTTTACCTAATGTCCTTTTATCACTGGTTGCAGGTAAAGTGGATCTCTTTTTCTCagtccactagagttgctctccTTAGCTTTATGCTACAAAGTTCTCTCGTTGATGGTGGGTTCTCACGATCGTCATGAAGATGATCGACAAACAACTAGAGAAGAGACTAGATTTTTTCATAATTCTTGTTGTTAGGAAATGTAGAAGCGCCATAACAGGTGTCTCTTCGATGGCGAGTCTTCTAGTGTTAGTTAGGCCATTAGAACACAATAGAGGAGGTTTCCTTATGGTAGGCAGCCGGGGATCAAGAGCTTAGGGTGTTAACCTTGTGTTAGTTGGGCTTTATGGTCATGCGCCTTCTGCAGTATCTTGTGACACCAACAAATTTTGGCACTTCATTGAAATATATGTTTATTAATGCTCATATGATTAGATGACACCaatattttattttctctaGATCCACCCTTATTTGTAGTTGTCTACATATTCAATCATGCATGAAGAAACCAATGCAGTCAACCATGTTGCTTGCTACGTCAAAATCAGACGAAGAAAGGTGCACACTAGTTACTTTGAAATAGAGGCAATATTAAGTAGTAACTCTGATTTATAAATATATCATCTATTCAAATTAGGCACTCCACGTGTCCATCCATTACAAGTTTTGGCGAAAAAAAAAATACGTTAGTTTATATTAACATCTAACAGTACTCGGCCTTTTTACAACGGGAAGTCAGTAGCCTTGCCTTCCACAAGAGGCAAGTAAACAAGGAGCATTCATACATCATGTCATCCACCCACCAAAGTGGCAAGGTGAAAAAAGGATGGCAAAAAAGAAATAACAGGAAAAAAAAGAGCACAGGTTCTTCATGCTTGAGATCAGTCACTCCAGCAGAGGAGCATGACGACGCATCGGCGGATGATGTAGAGCCTAGCCTTCTGCTCCCTCAGCACCCTCTGCAGCTTCCCCCTCCGCTGCTGCTCCATGGCTGCCAACAAACCTGGCCAGTCAGGAATGTGGTTGTGCAAAGGTTCAGGTGCTCAGTGGTGCTGAGCTGAGCCACcttgagatgagatgagatgatTCTAGTTAGTGATGGGGACCGTACCGGAGCAGAGATGCATCTCTTGTTTATATAGACAAGGGGCCAGGATCTCAAGACAACCGCCACCCACCGCTCACATGCAGTCAACACTTGGTGGCTTAGAGGGGACACTTCTGAGTCCAAGTGCATGCTCCTTCCATTTTTCTATTGCTTATTAGGATAAAGCGTTTAGGGGGCAGATCGATAGGATACTTACCTGCATCGCAATGTGATCATGGACCCTTGATGGGCGCTGAGGAGCAGCGCCCGCCATGATTGAGGACCGTGCGCCGCGCCGCGGACAGGATCAAGTGGCCATCCACGCCTGCCTGCAAGCAAAGATTCATTCTCTGATTGTTTAATGGAAGTGGAACAAACAAGCTAAGGGCTGCTTATGTTATGGGATGGCCCTCAAGCAGTCAAGAGGTTACCTGAAACAAAAGCTGCAGCTAGGGTTGCTCAGGGATGCAGTTAGCCCTTTGCACCGCCAAATGGACAGGACACTCACTGACAGGCTGTATAGTAGAATAGATGTAAGCTGGAAGATGTGAAAAACAACAGGGGAATGCATGGACTCGACAGTGGAGCTTGTTTTTGCTCCTTGCCTGCAGATATGTCATGTGCATTGTTCATGCTGGTTACAACAACCCTAATCAGATCCATACTTGGACGTCCCTAGTGGATATAATAGAAATTCCCCAGCCACACTGTGCAGAGAGACAGGAAACATATGTGTATTTCTATATTTCCTGGGTGTGGAAAACAATAGGATGGAGAATTGCATGCGAGGAGATAAAAGTTAGTTCGGAATTCAGTGAGATGCATGTATTGCCCATCTCAACACAAAattcaaggactatgatcttgTATTTTCTCCAGTTTTATTATCAATATAAACTTTGCACTGTATTGTATGGTTCGttcaaaagagagaaaaaaaaagtccaATTACCCTTATCAGATTTTTCATCTATTCTTGGAACTGTATATTCTCCTGGTTCCATGACAAGCAACCAAAATTTAGGTTAGCAGTTAGCACTAGGCAACATTGATGAACTGATCATAGTGGGACCTAAAGCAACTTCATGAATCATGAATTAATCTATACAGTATAACCTTTCAACAGCCTGAAACGGCATAACCGAGGCTCCTAAAGTAGACTTGGTACAATATAATATGAATTTAGCCACTACATACACAGAAAATTGATGAACTGAACATTGATTGATCTAAGCATTAGGCACCACCAGGCAGCCAATCAAAAAGTGCGGAACTACCAGGCCTCAACAGATCCTCAGCATTCGAACAAAATGGAGGAATCAATCAGTACATGTTGATTTTAGCTGCTACAGGCAATCAAGCAGTAAGATAACTCTGCATACCTGTTAGTAACTGTACTAGAAATCAGATattcttttctttcctttttgctAATAAACTCATCATGGACATGCAAGCTTTCTCACCATGTGCTGAATCGGCGCCTATTATCTTAATCAAGATACCAATATATGAGAAAGGGAATAAGGAAAGCAACTAAAGATTATCATGAGGTTAAGATTCAACTCATTGACCATGACCTGGCTGGTGAACATGAGACAGTTCTTGTGTGCTACATGCCCAGCACTGAGACATGGTATGTCACATGCTTGACCACATTCACACAGAAGATTCAACACACAGTTAGCCAGTGTTGCATGCACCCATTATTACCAATCATAAACAACAGAATCAACTTCAGTACTAAAGGCCAACTTAGTAGAACCCCATGatagagaagaaagaaaaactcttaatCGACACAGCAGAAAATATTCTCATGATAGGAAAATAACAAAGAGAATCACAAAATCAACACATGGAACCATTTTCgataaaacaaaaataacaagTACTCCTCAAGTGTCGAGCAGCAGACAAAAGCCCTATATACAACAATAGTGTATCATGTCTTGTTCTTGGCTAGCAATTAGCAGAGACATGGATAGTGCCACTAACAAAGAAATGAAGAATATTGCATCAAACGGCTAGAATGCCCACAACTTCACAAGACAAGCACCCCGAACCCAAGACACACAAAAGATGATGGCCTAATTAATCATCTGACACAAGTACACTCAAAAGTATTTTCCAGTCAAAAAGATCCTCCGGCGGCACAGATGATACGGATACTCATTCCGTCCTTCCTAGCAACTTCCGAACGGACCGAGACGACATGAGGAAATCTCCAAGATACTCGAGTATTACATCTCTAGGAACTTTTCCCAACTCCTTGCCGGCATAATCTACCGACAGCAGGATAAAGTACAGTAGCATACATTGTTACTAGTAACTACTGCCAACTCCAAGGAGATCTGGGAAATGCAAGAAGATCACGGCTATCCTTACACAGGATGATCAAGCAGACAGTTTACAGTGGTGTGAGCCTTCCAAGTGTAACATGGAGAAGAAAAGCAAGACAGCAAGGGGATAAATTAAGATACCAGCCGCATGATGAAGCTCTGCCAGGTACAATGAACTTCCATCACAGCCATGCTGAACCGCTGAATCTGCAGGATCGTACGTACACGTACTCGGGTAGCAGCAGCATGATGAGCTGTCCGTTATCTGAGATGATCGTATCCGTCAATGAGATCAAGTTTTTTGTCGCCGACAAGAACAATAAGCTACATTCAGGTTCAGAGATTTGTCCCCTGATATTAGATAAAAGGGGAAAAAGAAATATTAGCTAGCAAGGTTGCATGCATGGGAGGAGGGGAGCTAGCTACATGCTTGCCTCCTCTCTAGCTCTATAAAACCCCAGCCTCCTCCTTCCCAGTTTTGCACCACATCAACCAAGCTCTCTAGCCACAATCATCATCAGAGAGCAAAGTGTCCTGCTCTGATCACAGCTCATCAGTCCACCAAGTTAACTTTGTAGCCATGAGGACCATGAACCAGAGCAAGCAGAAGGGGAAGGTGGCCAGAGCTATGAAAGAGCAGAGGGCTAGGCTGTATATCATCCGACGGTGCATCGTCATGCTCCTCTGCTGGCACGACTGAACTCCAGCCAACGTTTTTCTTCATGGAATCTGTCAAGGATCCATGGAGAGGTTACACTTATAGCTAGGCAACTGCTAGGACTCAGGAGTAGAACTAGGAAGGCAATCTCTTGTCCAGGCCAGGTTGCACCGAAAGCCCGGCAGGATGAGACATTCTATCATTCGTTTCATTAGTTGTagttcttttttctctttttctccACACTTTTTACCTTCTGCTATCCAAATAGAAGTGGGATATGGTGGGTCTACCATTTTTTGTACATGCTATGATTGTAGCTATTGGTCTACTTAGAAATGGTTTGGTGAATTCAAGCAAAGTTTATCAATTTTTTCTTGAGTGAACTGGAACTCTTGCATTTTCCCCATAATATTCAAGGTTATTCTACCAGGTGATTTGTCATCTGGATATTTTGCAGGACTATCTTATTTCCTTCGTGAGATCAGGGGGTTGTTGTAAGGGACCGTTTTTTATATGCAGATATGaagctctcctgcgtgttcaagcaaaaagaagaaaaatcaaGGGTTATATGTTCTGTCTTTGTGAGTGTGATAACTATTATTTTTAGCTAAGAATACATGAATACATCAGCCACCTAGAAGCGACATATAACTATTATCAGTAAGTTAATACAGACATACAGTAGCTCTTCTATCATGCTGGCGCTGCCAAACACTATTTTCCTACAAACAGCTATATATATGGTCATAAACCCAGTAGACAATGAAAATGG encodes:
- the LOC8071882 gene encoding uncharacterized protein LOC8071882 isoform X2, encoding MHLCSAMEQQRRGKLQRVLREQKARLYIIRRCVVMLLCWSD
- the LOC8071882 gene encoding uncharacterized protein LOC8071882 isoform X1 gives rise to the protein MHLCSGLLAAMEQQRRGKLQRVLREQKARLYIIRRCVVMLLCWSD
- the LOC110432822 gene encoding uncharacterized protein LOC110432822, which produces MRTMNQSKQKGKVARAMKEQRARLYIIRRCIVMLLCWHD